The Parus major isolate Abel chromosome 12, Parus_major1.1, whole genome shotgun sequence genome segment TCTCAGGGTGCTGTCTTACACTCCTGAGAAACAGCAGAACAGGACTTTAATGTAGCACTTGTGAGTTCTTTGCCATTGTAACTGCTCTTGGACTGTCCCTCTCCTTTAAGAGTGGAAGAAATATCTAAAGGAGCAGTACCTTTAGATGTGATATAGCTGGCATCCTCAGAAGAAGCTAGggcatttcaaaatattttttggcaatttgaaagcaggaaaatgcattCTTCCTTGGTGGGAATCTTTTGTTTGCTGACATTGTTTGCTAATGTTTTGAAACCTAATGGTAAAAACAGGATTAGATTTCTGCCTTGATGGGCCAAGACTGCTATGGAGTCGTCATGCTTCCAAAGAGTTTTGCAAATGTGTTTTGCAGGAATTTTGTGCATGAGTTCATGTGTAATTCTGGGTTTCTGTATTCCATCTGTTATGCATGATTAAGTAAATGATGATCCTTTtgggtccctcccaactcagaATTTTCTGTTGACAACCACTGTGCCTCTGCAGTGCATAGCCCttaatttatgaaattaatCCAAGGGATTAGTTTCCTTATTTATCTGCAGACGttccttaatttttctaaaCTACAACAATGGAGAGCTGCAATTACCAGCCATTTAGTAAagataagtaaaaaaaaaaagaaaaagacattataTCAATACTTTTAAGAATCAAGTGACTTCTTTTATTGGTCTAGCCCCAAGCACATAACATGCAACAAGAAAAATGCGCTCTTTCTTGGCTTTTTGTGTCTGTAGGTGGTTATGATGGATGTGCCACTACAGTGTCTGACTCCCAGCACCCTCATGATTTGCCACTAAAAGCTATAGTAAAAGTGTTTCTATTTCCAAAGGGAATGCACACATAGACCGAATATATAGGTCTGAAGGAGTTAGTTACTCTTGAGTTTGCAAGTGTTCTGCTGAGTTTTTACAAAACGTCGCGCTTACTCATCCCTGAGTACAAGTCGTGTAACTTAATGATGATTATATTGATTGATTTGCTGCAAAAGAGCTTAAATAACCTTGACTTTCAGAGAAAGTTACAGCTCAGCATCATTTCGTCATCACAACCGCCTGTTTCAAGTTGTACTCAATGAAAAAGGGGGATTTTCCTCCCCCAgcctttcttttaaagaaaggcTCTAGTATTTCCTCTCCCTTGATGCTATGACACTGTCCCTCTACCTCTCATGGTGTTGAAGACTAttgtttgctttattaaatttgaattatttgctGCTTATAATacttaatttattaaaaaaaaaataatctgagaaCTGACAATGTCAGTGCGCTTTTCTACCAAAGATAAACTTTCCCCTCCGTATTAGTTACCAGAAtaagtgtttgctttttgtaATCATGGAAAATTTAGGGCTGCTCTTAAGATTTTTCCCAAAACAGTAGGATTCATACAAGCACATTATTATGTGGGCTCTGCCTCACAATGAgttaaaaagttatttctctcaatgagttaaaaataataaactgtaGCTTTTACTACTTAGTTATATTAATTCTGTTGCAGGTACAGAAGGCTTCAAAAAGTATCCTACAGTGGAATTTGCATTACTTGTAGAGGTACAATGAATCCTCAAAATCAGGAATTGTTTAAAAGAATTGTGATAAATTAATTCAGagttcattttttctgttaagaattagaaacatttattttaaaatgtttgctcCCTAATGtgatgcaattaattttttaaatgtatttctgataCTGTTCTAAGGCGGCTGACTGGATGCTAGAGGATATGAATATCTAGATTCTAATCTTAAGAACTCCTGAAAACAGAACACATCAGAGTAACTTCAGTTCCTGAACCAAGCAGTAGCTAGAGTGCATGTTAGAAGCAAATCATTGCTAATGTTACTCTGGGCATATTTGCTaataaaacagtgttttgtgTGGAGGAATGGCATTGattttcatcaaaattaatCACAAGCTGTGCAAGACCTTTGAACCTGAGCATATTTAACATATCTAATGATTTTAATACTCTAAATTTGcatcttttgctttctttgattTGAGGAATGTACCTTGCTATTTGTAAAGTACCACATTATTAGTAAGGAACAAGTAGTTCAGTCATATGAGGACTTGAGAAATTCCTATAACCACTCTTGGTTTATAGGTGTATTATTGTAGGCTCttataatgtatttattctgCTTCAGTTGTGAAAGTTCGTTCTCTTGGAGCAATGTAATGACTTGCTAACTCAGAGTAAGTCAACTCAAGTACCTTTTCAGTGTTGTGCTTGAAACAGGTGGTAGGGTGGGCTCTCAAAAACATACTGTGTGTTTTCCACCTTGTTACTTGCATCTTCCTGTGGCCAGTTCTCAACCTTGTTGTTTCTTCCTGAATGTTCTTTGGGCTGAAGCAGCTTTCTCTTTGGCTGATCTAATAGGTCACTGATACTCTTCTCTCCTGTTGGCTGGCTGACTGTGccattcttctgtttctttgtgtATTGCTTGGGCCTGctttttggtagcagggggTCCACAAAGATGGcttctgtgaggagctgctggaagtttcCACCgtgcccagcagtgccaatCTCTGATtgctctgaagatggacatgctTCTGGCCAAAACTGGGTCAATGAGAGAGATTGGTAATGCCTCTGTAATGATGTATTTaagaagaagataaaaaaaaaaaatcacagagtTTTGCTTCtagtcagagaagaggaagaggtgAGAACATTGTGAGGGAAACAATGGACCTTGGTGTGGAGACACCAAGGTCcatggagaaggagggagaggagatgctccaggcacCGGAACTGACATTCCTCTGCAaaccatggtgaagcagctgtgcccctgcagcccatggggatccacgggggatgcatgggggatgcagagatccacccacagcccgtAGGGGAGGTGCCATGCGGGTGCCTGGAGGaagctgtgatccagtgggagaccCAGTGGAAAGAGGgggccctgcttccaggctggagcagcctgtccttggagggctgcaccccatggaagagtgacccatATTGCAGCAGTTTTGAGAGGACTGTCTGCCCCATGGGAGGTACTCACGTTGCAGTGGGTGCTATATGGCTGCTGTTCATGAGAGTGGACCCATGCTAGGGAAGTccatggagaactgtctcctgtggaaGGGACCCCACAGTctcacaggggaaggactcctctcctggagcagtggaagaaaaacCTCAGTGCAGAACTGACCCAAAATCACCTGtgccctgtctccctgtgctgttggtgggaaggagagaggggtTGGGGGGAGAAGGTGTTTTAAgggtttattttacttctcattatcctcctctgattCTGTTAGTAATGAATTCACTTCACAACCTTATGTTGAGCCTGTTTCACCTTTGAACTGTTTCTCCTGGTCATCATATCCATTTGTGAACCCTTACTTCTTGTTGTctttcctctgcccagctgtggcaggggaaggTGAATGAGTGACTCTTGTGGGTACCTGGCATTGTGCCGGTGTCAAACCACAAGACCTTGCAACCTGGTTCTTCCTGGTTGGGAAGGGGCTTTACTTTGTCTGCTccagcaccctgcagcagctctgttcacCAGATCTCTACCCTGTCAGCTTCTTCTGCATTCCCCAGTGAACTGAGAAAAAAGGACAGGCAGAAAGCTTTGCTGCCCTGCTATTTCTGTCCCTGTAAAGCTGATTTATGATGATGTGGAGTTAAAGATGCTAACCATCCAAACTAAAAAGCCTGCACTAGAGAGAACCCAGTTTTAACAGTTTTAATAGAAGGGCAGCTCTTCATCAGTAGTTCTACCATTACAAAGTTTTGGCAGGAGGTGTATTATTTTTGAGATTGTTACAAAGGAAGGGCTGCTGCTTAATTGAGAGCTATGCTCTCCAGTGGATGTGTTCATTAATACAATTACTTGTGGGACTAAGTGGAGAATCTGTAATGACGTGAAGTATCTTCCAAAGAATGCTGTCACCTGAGATTAGTattaaaagcctgaaaacatGAATTCATTGTGGTATTCTTTTGATGGTCATTGTCACATGTGCTGGGGATGTCTGTAGATGTCACTTCTGGTTTGTAGGTGTGGGTTTTAAACATCTTTTGCTGGTTACTCTAAGAAAGACATTGCTCAAGCTAATGTTACTGTTTCTAGGCacatgtttattttctccttcaagttatgtcagatttttctcttaaaatgcTTGACATGTGAAGAGTTGGTAAATCTGCTTTTTTAGCTGATGtgttgtttgaaaaaaatctcttagtAAAAGGCACTTAAAAGCATGTAGGAGGAAAAGGGCAGGGTACAGTGAGCCTGCATTTGCTGTCTGGGAAGATTGCCTAAAAACAGATGTTCTGGGCTCTTTCTTCCCCAAAGAGCATTGAGAACAAACTGGGTGTAGAATCAGAGGAAAGGCAGTGAAGAACTGCATTGTGCTTGTGCTGGTCAACATCAATGCCACTTGAAACTGTTGGTCTGAGGTCAAAGCTTTTATTTGTAAGGAGCTGCAACCATTTTGGCATATTGTGAATTTTTATGGAATTAAGGTATTTACAAATGAAACAGTGCAAAGCCTTTCTGATGGGCATTACGGTTGTGCTCCAGGCCTTGTTAATCTGAATGGCAAAATTCCAGATATTAAGGAGAGCCAAAATGACAAACAAATCCTGATTGTTAGTAATGGTAATATTAAGGcatggagcagaaaaaaatgtaagatcATACTCAAAACCTTTTTGCAAGTGCGAAGAATTTCACTGGGTGAAAACAGACTGATCAAGTAATATATTTTAGCCATTCAAGAAGCACTGTTTACCTAATAAATTCAAAGTGAAAACTAAAGCCTCATTGAAACCTAAAAAGTTGACAAGATTATGTGGTCTTGCTGCTGTCTTCTTTAGCACTGTTACTGTGTTCAAATCATACCTCGTTTCGGTTCATAAACAGGCACCAAGTTGCCTTGCACAATTAAGGAGGTTGGCTGAAGGCTTTATAACAAGTGACTCCTTGCTGATGCTCTGTTCAGCAGTCCTTGCACACAGTTTTTACTGCAGAGCTGTATTAATAGCTAGCTTTTCCAGGAGGGATATGTACTACAGAAATTCAGTCGTAGAAACGGAACATGGGGGAGTTGTGCTGTAGTTTTTGGAAGATAAAAACAGGAGGAGAGCTTACTAATATGGGCACAGTAAACTCATCTTCATTTGTGTGAGCCTCCTCCTTTATTTCTGGTAGTCACATTTGTCTTCTGGTAGTGCTGACTGGGTATGCTGTTTTTGACTATGTACAAATGTTTCTAACATTtctccccaaaaaaacccacccctaTCTAAATACCACATAATTtataaaaacttataaaataatttgtgtaatatcaaagcactaaaaaaacttgctttctttttcctcgAATGGGAATTTACACTGTGTGATGTGATCTTACTTGTTCAGGAGAGGGTGAAGTGGAATGAGTAGTCCTGTCCAATTCTGTGCTTGACAGTTCCATTGCTGAGTACATGAAGTGATCTGTGTACAAGTATTGTCCAGACCACTTGGGCatccaggaaaaacaaacaagttgAGCTGCTACTAATGAGCTCCCTCAAGATGTGTTGGGTAAACAAAGTGTACATTATCTGTGTTGGAGGTGATGTTCACTAGAGTCATTTCTATGGCATAAAAGCCTTCAAGACTTAACTGCTGATGCAACTGTAACACGGGAGGACTGGGACAGATTTAAGTGTTTGAAGTTAAAAGATATTACTCAGTCTGAATCACTGCAGTTGGCAATCAGTGTCTCTGTATCAGGGGTGATTAGGAAGGCAGCTGGAGAATGGTGATGCTGTCTTGGAAGAAGTGGCTCTTGTACTGCTGTTCTACAAGGCTCTTAAATGTGGCTGTGCCAGTATAAAGCTCTGCCACTGCAAGATTACCGCACCTCCAGTGAAACTTGGCACACTTCTGGCTTTCCCTCGGAAATTCCAGAAGGAAGGCATTATTGGCTCTAGAAAATCCTAATGAAAACTCAAGTGTGGCTCTGCATAGAGTGAGTGCTACAGTGGGGAGCCGTGTAGAAAGAATTAAATCTCTCTGGCTCCGGAGCAGTAACAATGCTCCCTTCTGACTGCAGCAGTTGAAGAGATACATTGGACTGGCCGGGATTGCCCAGGGTTGCTCAGCTTGGTGCAGTTGGGTAGGTTTTTTTGAAGTGGCTTGTGTTTGGGGTGTAACTGAGAGGTTTTTATAGGTGTGTCTCTGAGTTGTCAAATTGTTGATGCTGACGTAGGTGAGAAAATTCTGTCGTGATGCAGTAGCTGCATTAGAAAAAATACTAGGAAATTAAAAGTAgtacaaagagaaattaaactttATTGATATTGCTCTAATCTTAATAATATAGGTTATCAGAAGACAGTGTTGTTTCTGGGAAATACTGTTCCAGAttaaagggggggaaaaaaggaaaaaataaccacCTGATAATGTTTTGTCAAATAAGGCACttggaagaaaggaggaaagaaaaaaaacaacaccaaaaagcCCCACCAACAAAAACACATTCAGCTCTTATTGACCTGTTATCCTTAGGTGCAGGTAAACATTCCAGGACCTGGAGTTCATTCAGTTGATCGATCTGTTGTTTCTTTAAGCAGTTTAGTTGTTTAATTCAATTAATGCTCTTATGTCCAGGACATGCTGTAGGCGTATGTAGTTCTGGTAGTGCCGCTGCTTTAAGCCTGCAGGTCTCTGCTTTGCCAGTTAATGTAAAGCTTTTAAATATCTAAGGaggacaaataaaaatagacCTGTGACCTAGTACACTTTGTAGTCTCTGAATTAAATGCATTATTGTTCATGTAACTATCTTCAGGCAAAATGAGTATGAGGTTGTTTTTAGCCGCAAAAAGTTAATCATTAAAGCTTTGGTCTAAAATTAGAGTAACTCGACTTAAAAATTTACTGGAACGCAGAGAACAAAACAGTCATGTTTTGGTCACTCCTTTAATTGCTTTCTGAAGTGCAGGTTGCATGAAACTGGCGTCTGGCCAGAACCGAGCGGCGTGCGGTCACAGGGTACAGAAGCAGGTCCTTTGATGCCGCTGGCACAGAGCACTGCTTTGTGCTGACTGCAGGGAAAATAAACGTTCTTGGGAAATGGCACGTTGGCATTAGGGCTTGCCCGTGAAGAGCTTGTatctttctaatatttttcgGTATCTGACATGTTGTGAATGAACCGGTGAAATAAACGTCCCACCCTGGACGTCGGTTGGTTTCTGTCTTTGCCTGGAAGGGAGGGATTGTGCGCTCGGTGTCAGTTGCCGGTTTCCCGGGCTGGGCGGCGCAGAGGCGGGGCTGTTGGGAGCGCTGGCGCGCCGCTCTCGGGCGCGGGAGCGCGCCGGGGCCCGCGCCGCtgccgccccgccccgcccggccgccCATTGGCCGCGGCCCGGCGGGGGCGTGTCCGCCGCAGCCTGCCCGGCCGCGCCCCGCGTTCACCCGCAGTCGGCCGCGTCCGGAGCCAGAGCGGTGTGCGCTCGGCGGTGCTCGGCCCCGCGTCGCTCTCGTCCTGCTGCCCGGGCCCCAGCGTGCGCCGACACTGACGGCCGCCGCTCTTGTGTTTGCCTTAACAGACTTTGGAATCAGAGAAAACACCTGCGGGTCTCGGAGGCTTCAGGCTCTGAACTGCCTTCACTACTGCCGCCGCCTTCTGTCTAATGTGCTACAAGGATGAGCCCAGCATTTGGAGCAATGGAAGTGGAGCACTATTCCAAGGGAGTCCTGCTCGAGCCTTTTGTCCACCAAGTTGGAGGACACTCCTGTGTCCTCCGGTTTAATGACAAGACCATCTGTAAACCTCTTATTCAGAGAGAACACCAGTTCTATGAGACTCTCCCGACAGAAATGCGTAAATTCACTCCACAATATGAGGGTAAGTTACCAAACCTTTGAATGGGGTTGGGCTTTTCGTTTCTTTTAATGCAAGTGTGCTGTGCTCTCTGTTCTCTCTGAAATCTCTTCTGTGTGGAAGAgattttaggggtttttttcatgtattttgaTGTTGTCTGAGGCAGGCTGTGGAGATGCAGGGTGGAAATGCTTGCCAAGTTGGTGTTTGGGCTGACTAACAGCATTAGAGTAGAGCAACTCTGCTGGTGATAGCCCATATATCTCCCTTAGGCACAGGTAAGTAGCTAACAGCTTGAGAACATTTTCAGTACTTctctactttttaattttttttttttaatttgaatttgaattattttttttttttgctacttgtTTAATGTTTGTTTACAAAGTATTTGGTAAGGACAGATAATAGCATTTTGTGTAAGCTTAGGTATGGTCTCTTTTGTGCTTTGATTTCTCCTCTTACTTTCATTTCAATTGCAATAAGTATATGCCAGTAAGGTGTCTTGTTGAGTACTTGCAGTGTTATTTCTGCCattaaggaaatgaaaattcatgGCATTTAGGTAGGCAAGGATCAAGTAGCTGTGATGAGGCTGAGTCAGAAGTTATGTAGGAGTGGAAATTCCAGTTCTCCTAAGAATTGCACTAGTTAACAggaatacttttttctttctcctattCCATTAACTGTTGCCTGatgattaataaataatatgtCTGAAgcacttttttaaaatggaattgctttttaaagcacattGATTTTAACAACCATGATGGTGATGAAGTTTTGTGCTCTGTTTGCGAAAGTGATGGAAGACTTCAGTGATGTTTCAGAGTTAATATTCTCTGCTCATTTACAGAGACTTTTTGCCATGTCTAATTACAAGTTCTGTTGGACTGGAAGAAAATCTGATCTTTGAATGATACTTTGCAGAAATGTAACAGAACAACTGTACTAGTGTATGTGGCTTTCTGGGAAGTATGGGGAGTGATTTAGAGGGAAGAGGCCTCACTTGGTCCacctgggttttttcccagagtAAAGGCAAAGAAGCCATTTGCTAGCTGGCTCCCCCACCCTTTTTCCCATTGTCCTTTCCTTTGTGACAGCAGGACAGTCAGAGTTTCTGCACTCCCTGCCTCAGCCACTGCCTGTCTGggagctgcctgcccagctTGGAAATCCCAGTCTCTCACCGAGATCTCTCCCTAGCTAGTGATGAGTGAACTGTGCAGACTGATTGATGTGAAATAAaggactggaaaacaaaataataaacaattcAGATAATTGTTATGGCTTCTCCATTACCCTCTGAGACTTATTCATGCAGCACTGGGCATATATGTCAGTGCTCCACTAAGACTCTTAAAATGCAATGCAGTGCTTTAGAGACTCCTgaggggaggatgaggaggaaaaaatgcttttgagaTTCACCATGCTTCTGTACCACAAACAGATGTGCTTTGTATTGCATTTTTGTTACTTACTCCACAAGATTGCTGCAAAACCAGtatcaataaaatatattccaaaaaatagaagaaaatgtatAATTAAACATGGTGATTCTAAGTGGAAACTTTTGGACTAGTTTCTGTTGTAATGTGGCATTTCCCTTGTTTTGTTCTCCTTGcacatcttttctttcccttgggGATCTATTAACCAAGTATTGTTTGGATAAgtgctttttgctttgctgtcatgcaaaatttaaaaggtttttggtgtgaattttttttgtgcacaTCACTTTTCACTGCAAAATGTTAACAAATGTTTTACATCTCACTTAGAATCAGTCCagtcagctttttttttaattaataaaaattttgttaaTTGAAATTGTGTCCTGTTATTATTTAATTGTTACTTGATTGCTTCAGAGgtagaaaatgacattttgtatCATTGTTGTGCCAATATGATAAATTGTCTTTTGTGAGGTGTCATTTTTGTCTAGCTCTTTTGATATTTGTTAGGTTGGCAGATGAGGTTTGGCCTGTGGCAAGATATAAACTAAGGACTGGggtaagagaaaaaataaagttgctgTATTCTTAGTGTAAAGCAATGCGTTCTAAAAAGCTTGTTTGTCACTTGAGTAATTAATAACTGTCTGggtcctttttctcttcaggtgTGGTATCGGTGAGCTTTGAAGAGGATGAAGATGGAAACTTATGTCTAATAGCATATCCATTAAATGGGGACCACGATAACTTAGAAAACTTAGATAACTCTGACTGTGAACCCAAAAGTAAGCTATTGCGGTGGACTAACAAAAAGACAGTGTTGTTAGAAAATGAGAAGATCTCTAAGGAGTGGGTCCGACAgcacaggaaagaggaaaaaatgaaaaggtaaGTTTGACATTTAGCTGTCAAATTCTGGTTCCAGAATTCCAGAGATTTCTCCAGAACTctttcactttcattttcttctagtttcttttgtttttcctgatcTCTTCAGTGCAGACAGGTTCACTAGTGAAACTAGTATGTCTTTAGCCCTCAGTAAAGGCTGAGTTGGGTCTTCTCATTTTTTTGCGCTGTGATAATTTGAAACAGGTTTTCCAAAGTTATTTTTGAagcttcagaaagagaaaaaaacacaaaacaaacaaacccagccACAAAAAAGCACCcctacaaacaaacaaagtaCATTCCCCTACCTGCAGAAGAacaatagttaaaaaaaaacaaacaacaaaccacaaacaTATTTAAGTGCTACTAAGTGCCATACTTGGTTAGGAATCCTGATTTATCCTTGCTAGTGATATTTTCCCCCTTGTTCATTCCTGTTAATTGTGCCCACCATAAACTGTTAGCTGTGATGTGTTGTGCTAAAACCAGTGACCTTAGCAAAGGATAAACCTTACAGTGCATCACTACCTCTTGCATTACTTCATAGAAGTCATGCACACAGGTAAAGGATATATAAGTAGAATTACTAGGTGTTTTGTAACATTTGGCTATATGCTCATTTATGTTAGTATGGAAGTGGCTTTGTAGTGGTCAAAATACTACTCATGGGCATCTTGTTCATAtgtacagagaggaaaataaagtttttgcTTGCTGCTAATGAAGTGAGCAAAATAGCTTGTGAAGTTAAATCCATTGACAACCCCTCTTCAAGAGCTTATGTTTCCTCTTGACCTGTAATTTgctattttgttctgtttttctagTCACAAACTGGAGGAAGAATTTGAGTGGCTGAAGAAATCTGAAGTCTTGTATTATACTgtagagaaaaaaggaaatgtcagTTCTCAGTTTAAACACCATAATCCTTGGAGCATGAAATGTCACCAGCAACAGTTACAGCGgatgaaggaaaatgcaaagcacCGAAATCAATATAGTATCCTTTCCTGAAAGTACCTCATATCAATGGAATGAGTAGTGTCTGCCTTTTATTTCTTGAACATTTCAGATAAGAGTACAGAGCAGGCTTAACTGCAGTCCCAGGTGACTCTGAAGCTGTGATTTATTTGGCATCCTTTGAAGGGTTTGCCAGCACTTTCTAGAAATGGGCTTTTCCAGCATGTAACAAAGTACCCTAAGCTAGGAAATTCAGAGAACTGAATTAAAATCTTCACATTGTGGGTTAGTGGACAGGTTTTACAGCATAATGTGTTTGGTGTCTTCCACAAGAAGACATCTTTTAGTGACattagaagacattttttagTGAGAGTTTTCCAAACAGATGAGTcactttttattactgttttgaAATTGGTGATCTTAAAAACTAGtgtcctcttcctcttttcatcAGTTTCTTAAATATAGAGAGTGTTCCAGTGCCTAGAATTTCTGCTTCTAGTAGCCTCTTTTTAATAAGCTTTAAGAAAAGTGGAATATAAACAGTCATGTAGGATTGGagcatgagaaacaaaaaactgaCTGAATCCATGAAGGCTGAAGCACATTGATTTTGTGCTGTGGAACCATATACAAACATCTCCACCCTGAGCATTCTATCAAAAAATTGCCTTGCTGTAGGCTTTGATacagtagtagtagtagtagtaattAAATACTAATTTAATTAGGTAAACAAATTTCTCATGTGTGAGGCATTTCGGTGATGGATTACTGAAACATCTATGACTAATAAATGATCATATTGATAGGATTTTTTGGCTGGTACCCTCACCATTTCACTGTAGATTATTATTAAGCTGCCTAAGAAGTGTGTGGTATCTTTGGAACAGTAGTAATACAGATGTTTTAAAGTTGTAAAGATGGTATGAAAATGCTTCACTGGTTTTGAGTGGTaatacaaacacacaaaaccttcacttaccacagaaaaaaaagtctcttgCTAGACAGGAAATACTTCATAATTCAAAGTCAGCTGCCGTGTTATGTTTCTGTATAACCCTGATTGCTTTTGGTTTTCACTTAATGTGAAAATTCATTAATCTCTTAAGACTAGTAAAACTGGAGCTGTCTTAAAACAGAGTGGACATCTTAAGTTAATGTAACTGTAATTTTTCTAGATTATTTTATTCTAGGCTTGATTAGGATATGCTTAAAGTTAAGAAGGAGGAGCTACAAAATCTGTggtaatgtttttaaaacctgTATTCCTCATTGTGAAGCTTGTTCCTTAACTGATCAGAATTCATTTTGCTGGAGAACCTGACGTCTCGCTATGAGGTTCCGTGTGTGCTGGACCTGAAGATGGGGACCCGGCAGCACGGCGACGACGCGTCCGAGGAGAAGAAGGCGAATCAGATCCGCAAGTGTCAGCAGAGCACCTCGGCCGTGATCGGAGTGCGAGTCTGTGGCATGCAGGTGAGAGGAGAACTCGTGTGGCCAACAGTCTAGCACCTGTTTCTGTTAGTGGAGTTTGGGGTTTATGTAGTCATGTCACAGGTTGTTACCCttgagctgctgtgctttgtttccttCACAGTGGGGAGTGAGGATTTTTAGTGTCACTGATCAGCTGGAGGTGGCAGCATCTGCAGGA includes the following:
- the IP6K2 gene encoding inositol hexakisphosphate kinase 2 isoform X1; translated protein: MSPAFGAMEVEHYSKGVLLEPFVHQVGGHSCVLRFNDKTICKPLIQREHQFYETLPTEMRKFTPQYEGVVSVSFEEDEDGNLCLIAYPLNGDHDNLENLDNSDCEPKSKLLRWTNKKTVLLENEKISKEWVRQHRKEEKMKSHKLEEEFEWLKKSEVLYYTVEKKGNVSSQFKHHNPWSMKCHQQQLQRMKENAKHRNQYKFILLENLTSRYEVPCVLDLKMGTRQHGDDASEEKKANQIRKCQQSTSAVIGVRVCGMQVYQAGTGQLMFMNKYHGRKLSVQGFKEALYQFFHNGKYLRRELFESVIKKLTELKSVLEKQESYRFYSSSLLIIYDGKERQEVAVDSDPEDLEDLSEESSDESAGAYAYKPTASTVDVRMIDFAHTTCKYYGEDSVVHEGQDTGYVFGLQNLIDIIKEIRDESSE